From Falsiruegeria litorea R37, the proteins below share one genomic window:
- a CDS encoding glutathione S-transferase family protein, translating into MIKVHHLNRSRSLRILWLLEELGIDYQVIRYERDAKTNLAPPELLTVHPLGKSPVVEIDGQMVSESAAIVEVLCALYGPNLVPEAGTPSHWHHLELMHFAEGSVMTPILLNLYVGMLGDAGAPLHPRIQNELTNHFDYMESVLRPSGHFVLDDLSAADIMLSFPASIVGRLGRSSEYPGLTSFTQMIEARPAHVRALEAGGGS; encoded by the coding sequence ATGATCAAGGTTCACCATCTCAATCGCTCACGCTCGCTGCGCATCCTTTGGCTGCTCGAAGAACTGGGTATCGACTATCAGGTCATCCGCTACGAACGTGATGCCAAGACCAACCTGGCCCCGCCCGAGCTGCTGACGGTTCACCCGCTCGGAAAGTCGCCGGTGGTAGAGATCGACGGTCAGATGGTGTCGGAATCCGCAGCCATTGTCGAAGTACTCTGCGCGCTTTATGGCCCCAACCTTGTGCCCGAAGCAGGGACACCTTCGCATTGGCATCATCTGGAGCTGATGCATTTCGCCGAAGGATCGGTGATGACCCCGATCCTGTTGAACTTGTATGTCGGGATGCTCGGCGATGCAGGTGCCCCGCTGCACCCGCGCATCCAGAACGAATTGACCAACCACTTCGACTATATGGAAAGCGTCTTGCGCCCTTCGGGCCATTTTGTGCTGGACGATCTGTCAGCCGCGGACATCATGTTGAGCTTTCCAGCCAGTATCGTTGGACGCCTAGGTCGCAGCAGTGAATACCCGGGTCTCACAAGCTTTACCCAGATGATCGAAGCCCGCCCGGCCCATGTCCGTGCTCTGGAAGCTGGCGGCGGATCCTGA
- a CDS encoding adenylate/guanylate cyclase domain-containing protein, which yields MSQPDPNFAAIPANEADVIRELSVEKSVETVRNIPATVFSNLGICCLTFMASPTWVIASGAVYAYALIVFHNALLLRLYMYLRHKPRPRQVRQRTHRLSAFVSLLGGAAWAVFILLVLASSPTDVALLISIFTVATSIGALVISPSSPAISLAFGLPILTAFAFGAGAFGHFSPVLAAMVWITAMVGVPGFAVTNSRTAWDRARLHVQIAEERAERLAMMEQLSERLGKYISPQLYQSIFVGTQKVEVAAQRKKLTVLFSDIVGFTTITERLESEELTALLNQYLTEMSEIVLQHGGTLDKFIGDAVVVYFGDTDDGRTAQENAISCVQMALAMRARVSKLRQAWREQGLDDTLDLRIGINTGFCTVGNFGSDQRMDYTIIGSEVNLAARLEAAAEAGGILLAQETHALVKGVIQTEPAGTVTAKGFSRPVETYRVVGVADGTCALDQSASVTFAKDPAQMTPLEMEAARSTLEQAMRRLEN from the coding sequence ATGTCACAACCCGATCCCAACTTTGCCGCGATACCGGCCAATGAGGCTGACGTCATCCGTGAGTTGAGCGTCGAGAAGTCCGTGGAAACGGTGCGCAATATTCCTGCTACAGTCTTTTCCAATCTGGGCATCTGTTGTCTGACCTTCATGGCCAGCCCAACCTGGGTCATCGCCTCTGGTGCGGTCTATGCCTATGCATTGATCGTGTTTCACAATGCCCTGTTGTTGCGCCTTTACATGTATTTGCGGCACAAACCACGACCCAGGCAGGTTCGACAGCGGACCCATCGCTTGTCGGCGTTTGTCTCTTTGCTTGGTGGCGCGGCTTGGGCGGTCTTCATCCTGCTGGTTCTGGCGTCTTCTCCAACCGACGTTGCCTTGCTGATTTCCATTTTCACTGTGGCCACATCCATTGGAGCGCTCGTCATTTCGCCGAGTTCTCCGGCTATCAGCTTGGCTTTTGGGTTGCCTATCCTGACGGCCTTTGCTTTTGGAGCAGGTGCGTTTGGGCACTTTAGTCCGGTGTTGGCTGCCATGGTCTGGATCACTGCCATGGTGGGGGTGCCCGGATTTGCGGTGACCAATTCGCGTACCGCCTGGGATCGCGCGCGTCTGCATGTGCAGATCGCCGAAGAACGCGCCGAAAGGCTGGCCATGATGGAGCAACTGTCCGAGCGGCTGGGGAAATACATCTCTCCACAGCTGTATCAGTCGATCTTTGTCGGTACGCAAAAGGTCGAAGTTGCCGCGCAGCGCAAAAAGCTGACGGTCCTGTTTTCGGACATTGTGGGGTTCACCACCATAACCGAACGGTTGGAGAGCGAGGAACTGACGGCACTGCTCAATCAATATCTGACCGAGATGTCCGAGATCGTGTTGCAGCATGGCGGAACTCTGGACAAGTTCATTGGCGATGCAGTGGTTGTCTATTTCGGCGATACCGATGACGGTAGAACCGCTCAAGAGAACGCGATCAGCTGTGTTCAGATGGCGCTCGCGATGCGGGCACGCGTGTCCAAGCTGCGTCAGGCATGGCGGGAACAGGGGCTGGACGACACCCTTGATCTGCGCATTGGGATCAACACCGGGTTTTGCACGGTGGGAAATTTCGGCTCGGATCAGCGAATGGACTACACGATCATTGGCAGCGAAGTTAACCTGGCTGCGAGGTTGGAGGCCGCGGCAGAGGCTGGAGGGATCCTTTTGGCGCAGGAAACCCATGCGCTGGTCAAAGGGGTAATTCAGACGGAACCAGCTGGAACCGTGACGGCAAAAGGGTTTTCGCGTCCTGTCGAAACCTACCGCGTTGTGGGGGTGGCTGACGGCACATGCGCGCTTGATCAAAGCGCTTCGGTCACCTTTGCCAAAGACCCCGCGCAGATGACCCCGTTGGAAATGGAAGCCGCGCGCAGCACGCTAGAACAGGCGATGCGACGACTGGAGAACTGA
- the ppk2 gene encoding polyphosphate kinase 2, which produces MATVTSIETTKPTPEPAKAAAAEPVKTPGKKPVESEAEKIRKAFESGHYPYARRMARRAYEAEKAKLQAELLKVQHWALETGERFVMLFEGRDAAGKGGTIKRFMEHLNPRHARVVALNKPTWEEKGQWYFQRYVQELPTTGEMVLYDRSWYNRAGVERVMGFCEPTEYLEFMRQAPELERMLVRSGIRLYKYWFSVTQPEQKRRFDSRATDPLKRWKLSPIDKASLDKWDDYTEAKEAMFFYTDTADAPWTIIKSNDKKRARLNCMRHFLSTLDYPGKDLDVVGQPDPLIVGQAHHVIHRSDHILGTALHPDQRQK; this is translated from the coding sequence ATGGCGACAGTGACTTCGATCGAGACCACAAAACCGACCCCCGAACCCGCCAAGGCCGCAGCGGCCGAGCCGGTCAAGACACCGGGTAAGAAACCGGTGGAATCCGAAGCGGAAAAGATCCGCAAGGCGTTCGAAAGTGGTCACTATCCCTATGCCCGTAGAATGGCACGTCGTGCTTACGAGGCTGAGAAAGCCAAGCTGCAGGCGGAATTGTTGAAGGTGCAGCACTGGGCTCTGGAAACCGGGGAACGGTTTGTCATGCTCTTCGAAGGCCGGGATGCTGCCGGCAAAGGCGGCACCATCAAACGCTTCATGGAACACCTGAACCCGCGCCACGCGCGTGTTGTTGCCCTGAACAAACCCACGTGGGAAGAAAAGGGGCAATGGTATTTCCAGCGCTATGTTCAGGAACTGCCGACCACCGGTGAGATGGTGCTCTATGATCGGTCCTGGTACAACCGCGCGGGCGTTGAGCGGGTGATGGGGTTCTGCGAGCCGACCGAGTATCTGGAATTCATGCGCCAGGCGCCAGAACTGGAGCGGATGCTGGTCCGCTCGGGCATTCGTCTCTACAAATACTGGTTCTCGGTCACGCAGCCCGAACAAAAGCGCCGGTTCGATTCCCGCGCAACCGACCCGCTAAAACGCTGGAAGCTCAGCCCGATCGACAAGGCGTCGCTCGACAAGTGGGACGATTATACCGAGGCGAAAGAGGCGATGTTCTTTTACACTGACACCGCCGACGCGCCCTGGACCATCATCAAATCAAACGACAAGAAACGCGCGCGTCTCAACTGTATGCGTCATTTCCTGTCGACGCTGGATTATCCAGGCAAAGATCTGGATGTCGTTGGCCAACCCGATCCCTTGATCGTGGGTCAGGCGCACCATGTCATCCACCGATCAGATCACATCCTGGGTACCGCACTGCATCCCGACCAGCGGCAGAAGTAA
- a CDS encoding S8 family serine peptidase: MHTLLLALALALGSTSAGGPKVEPAQMVEQQEFVPGMVIVQFKDASRAQETIRILEQYEEITFDRMLFDDDALRIGLFTVPQGQEQAYVEKIGQMDNVDIAELNGIGSFN; encoded by the coding sequence ATGCACACTCTTTTACTGGCGTTGGCCCTTGCACTTGGGTCGACAAGCGCGGGTGGGCCAAAAGTCGAGCCTGCGCAAATGGTTGAACAGCAGGAATTTGTACCTGGCATGGTGATTGTCCAATTCAAGGATGCGTCACGGGCACAAGAGACGATCAGGATACTGGAGCAGTACGAAGAGATCACTTTCGACAGAATGCTGTTTGACGATGATGCGCTTCGGATCGGCCTTTTCACGGTGCCACAGGGACAGGAACAGGCCTACGTCGAAAAGATCGGCCAGATGGATAATGTGGACATTGCCGAGTTGAATGGGATTGGCTCTTTCAACTGA
- a CDS encoding TIGR02453 family protein encodes MPDPFSQLVPEARAFLSELAQNNTRQWFNENKSRYEQQLKTPAQHLLEQIAARVGGGVTTKLFRPQRDIRFSKDKTPYNTHLHMLWMMPGDGTRPALFFGIGLEYVSVGGGIMGFDKTALIRWRAGVDGPLGANLSDAIHALTGEGFRLSDPELKRLPAAYDKDHPRGDLLRRKSLTLWNDLTEPQFTAPTAAISETLAKLRPLFRALSNVL; translated from the coding sequence ATGCCTGATCCCTTTTCACAGCTCGTTCCCGAAGCTCGTGCCTTTTTGTCCGAACTTGCGCAAAACAACACCCGCCAGTGGTTCAACGAGAATAAATCGCGGTATGAGCAGCAGTTGAAAACCCCGGCACAACACCTGTTGGAGCAGATTGCAGCTCGGGTCGGTGGCGGCGTCACAACCAAATTGTTCCGCCCGCAACGGGACATTCGGTTTTCCAAGGACAAGACGCCTTATAACACGCATCTGCACATGCTGTGGATGATGCCGGGCGACGGCACACGGCCGGCGCTCTTTTTCGGGATCGGGTTGGAATATGTAAGCGTGGGCGGCGGTATCATGGGCTTTGACAAGACCGCGCTGATCAGGTGGCGCGCGGGGGTCGATGGACCGTTGGGGGCAAACCTGTCCGACGCCATCCACGCATTGACTGGTGAGGGTTTTCGCCTGTCTGATCCCGAACTCAAACGCCTCCCCGCTGCCTATGACAAGGATCACCCAAGGGGAGATCTGTTGCGGCGTAAATCCCTGACCCTCTGGAATGATCTGACAGAGCCTCAGTTTACGGCCCCAACTGCAGCGATCTCGGAGACATTGGCCAAACTGCGGCCCCTCTTCCGAGCTTTGTCCAACGTGCTCTAG
- a CDS encoding winged helix-turn-helix transcriptional regulator — MDINLLVNITSRAWALPILAHLHDGVPGRQAPLLSATRASRTAFAQSLAHLIEIGLLERNPGHGHPLRPEFRLTPKGQVAAQLAHRVHAVPGEHKALLRRSWTLPILTTLKRPSRFTTVKQQLGSITDRALSQSLQTLEDHDWISRTVDGASRPPHPVYRAINTGQVISEMTRPVVTLR; from the coding sequence ATGGACATAAATCTACTTGTCAACATCACCTCTCGGGCTTGGGCACTGCCCATTCTCGCACATCTTCATGACGGTGTTCCGGGACGCCAAGCACCGCTGTTGTCTGCAACGAGGGCCAGCAGGACGGCATTTGCGCAAAGCCTGGCCCATCTGATCGAGATCGGACTGTTGGAACGGAACCCTGGGCATGGCCACCCATTGCGTCCAGAGTTTCGATTAACGCCCAAAGGACAGGTGGCCGCCCAGCTGGCGCATCGGGTTCATGCAGTGCCAGGTGAACACAAGGCACTGCTGCGCCGGTCGTGGACCCTGCCCATCCTGACGACGCTGAAACGTCCCAGCCGCTTTACCACCGTCAAGCAACAGCTGGGGTCGATCACGGATCGCGCACTGTCACAGTCGCTGCAAACACTGGAAGACCATGACTGGATCAGCCGCACCGTGGATGGCGCCAGCAGGCCGCCCCATCCTGTTTACCGCGCAATCAACACCGGGCAGGTGATCAGCGAGATGACCCGGCCTGTTGTCACGCTGCGCTAG
- a CDS encoding alpha/beta fold hydrolase encodes MQSKFLDLNGHQFFVRSWGDPSLPPLLMLHGFPEYGGAWGDLAPHLSQRFHCVAPDQRGYGQSWAPEGVQNYVTSALVGDMVALIEQFGDPVTVIGHDWGAAVAYGLAMFKPALVDRLIIANGVHPVPFQREMAAGGAQSEASQYINMLRSPEAAEVMSANDFAGLETFFRRHLGQDWLDEATLAKYKAEWARPGRLNAMLNWYRASPLRVAAPGQPITDLAPLPLDRLQVRCPHLLIWGPDDKALLPQSTEGLEEFADELTRVTIPETDHWLIHQNPQAVAQAILDWIPQTGTPS; translated from the coding sequence ATGCAGAGCAAGTTCTTGGATCTGAATGGCCACCAGTTCTTTGTGCGCAGCTGGGGCGACCCATCGCTACCACCCCTGCTGATGCTGCATGGCTTTCCCGAATATGGCGGCGCGTGGGGGGATCTGGCCCCGCACCTGTCACAACGGTTCCACTGTGTGGCTCCAGATCAGCGTGGCTATGGTCAAAGCTGGGCGCCCGAAGGAGTCCAAAACTATGTGACTTCGGCCCTGGTGGGCGACATGGTCGCCTTGATCGAGCAATTTGGCGACCCGGTCACGGTGATAGGCCACGACTGGGGCGCGGCCGTGGCCTATGGGTTGGCGATGTTCAAGCCTGCGCTGGTCGATCGTCTGATCATCGCCAATGGTGTGCACCCGGTTCCCTTTCAGCGGGAAATGGCAGCAGGTGGAGCACAATCGGAGGCGTCTCAATACATCAACATGCTGCGATCACCAGAAGCGGCAGAGGTGATGAGCGCAAATGACTTTGCCGGACTAGAGACGTTCTTTCGCCGTCACCTGGGACAGGACTGGTTGGATGAAGCGACGCTGGCCAAATACAAAGCCGAATGGGCGCGACCCGGACGGTTGAACGCCATGCTGAACTGGTACCGCGCCTCGCCGCTTCGGGTGGCCGCCCCGGGTCAGCCAATCACGGACCTTGCCCCGCTGCCATTGGACCGGCTGCAAGTGCGCTGCCCGCATCTGCTGATCTGGGGACCGGATGACAAGGCCCTTCTGCCGCAGTCGACCGAAGGGTTGGAAGAGTTTGCCGATGAGCTGACGCGGGTTACCATACCTGAAACGGATCATTGGCTGATCCACCAGAACCCGCAGGCCGTGGCGCAAGCCATTCTCGATTGGATACCGCAGACAGGAACACCCTCATGA
- a CDS encoding carboxymuconolactone decarboxylase family protein, whose product MSWIETVPFEQATGKLKKLYQRVTGPDNNVDNIMMSHSLRPHSMEGHMVLYKNVLHHTGNKIPKWFLETLGVWVSALNGCAYCVEHHFQGMQRLLGDEPRGLAIRAGIEARDLTDVPLDERQVAAMLYARKLTEAPAEMVEADVIALRNVGWDDGCILEINQVSSYFSYANRTVLGLGCSTKGDVLGLSPNNSDDPGDWGHS is encoded by the coding sequence ATGAGCTGGATTGAAACCGTTCCGTTCGAGCAGGCAACAGGCAAGCTGAAAAAGCTCTATCAGCGGGTGACGGGCCCGGACAACAATGTGGACAACATTATGATGTCCCATTCCCTGCGGCCCCACTCGATGGAAGGGCACATGGTGCTCTACAAGAACGTGCTGCACCACACGGGCAACAAGATCCCGAAGTGGTTTCTGGAAACGCTTGGGGTCTGGGTCAGCGCGTTGAATGGCTGCGCTTATTGCGTCGAACATCACTTTCAGGGGATGCAACGCCTGTTGGGGGACGAACCGCGTGGTCTGGCGATCCGCGCAGGCATTGAGGCGCGCGATCTGACGGATGTGCCGCTGGACGAGCGCCAGGTGGCAGCCATGCTCTATGCCCGCAAGCTCACCGAAGCTCCAGCCGAAATGGTCGAGGCTGACGTGATCGCCCTGCGCAATGTGGGCTGGGACGACGGTTGCATCCTCGAGATCAATCAGGTGAGCTCTTATTTCTCTTACGCCAACCGCACGGTGCTGGGGCTGGGTTGTTCGACCAAAGGGGACGTTCTGGGGTTGTCACCGAACAATTCCGATGACCCGGGCGATTGGGGGCACAGCTGA
- a CDS encoding VOC family protein: protein MSLVSLENTITLAMSVKDRHASARWYHDMLGFEVIYHADEAGWSEIQTKTTGVTIGLGEQAEPAPGNCVPVFGVADIDSARQALETADVTFDGPTDVIEGMVKTATFYDPDGNALMLAQDLTGAA, encoded by the coding sequence ATGTCGCTCGTTTCATTGGAAAACACCATTACCCTCGCCATGTCGGTCAAAGACCGCCATGCAAGCGCCCGTTGGTATCACGACATGCTGGGGTTCGAGGTGATCTATCATGCTGATGAGGCTGGGTGGTCCGAAATCCAGACCAAAACCACGGGGGTGACAATCGGACTTGGTGAGCAGGCCGAACCGGCGCCGGGCAATTGCGTGCCGGTGTTTGGTGTCGCTGACATAGACAGCGCGCGGCAAGCACTTGAGACGGCAGATGTCACCTTTGACGGCCCCACGGATGTGATCGAGGGGATGGTCAAGACTGCCACGTTCTATGACCCTGACGGCAATGCGTTGATGTTGGCGCAGGACCTGACCGGGGCAGCCTGA